Genomic DNA from Mesorhizobium sp. 131-2-1:
CGAACTCTGGAACGACCCGGTGGTGGCCGAACTGTACCTTGGTCAGCGCCCCTCGCGCGCCGGGGAAGGAGACGCCGCATGAGCCTGCAATTTGTCGTCGACGGATTGCTGACCGGTTCGATGATCGGGTTGGGCGCCATCGGCGTGACGCTGACCTATTCGATCCTGCGCTTCTCGAACTTTGCCCATGGCGACTTCATGGCCTGGGGCACCTATGCGACGCTTGCCGCCGTCAGCGCCATCGGCGCCATGTTCGGCAAGGTGGCGCCGATCGCACCGCTGTCCTTCGGCTGGCCGCTCCTTGTTGCCTTGGCCATCGGCATGGCTTTCACCGCCCTTTTGGCACTGGCCCTCGACAAGGTGCTGTTTTCGCGACTGCGCTCGCAAGGCCAGGCGATCATCGTGGTGATGGCAAGCTTCGGCGCCTCGATGGCGTTGCGGAGCCTGCTCGAGTTCACCTTTTCCTCGCGGCCGACCTATTTCAGCCGCGCCATCCAGATCGCCATGCCGGTCGGCTTCGGCATTCGCATCACGCCCGACCAGATCGCCTTGCTGCTGCTGACGGCCGTGCTGGTGCTCGGCGTGCACCTTTTGATGACGCGCACGCAGACCGGCCGTTCCATGCAGGCCTTGAGCCAGAACCCGGCATTGGCCCGCATTGTCGGCATCGATGTCGCCAAGGTGGTGCGCGTCACCTGGATCATCGGCGGGGCGCTGGCCTGCGTCGCCGGCGTCATGATCGGCATTCTCATCCAGATCCGCCCGTTCATGGGGTTCGACATGCTGCTGCCGATGTTCGCCGCCGCCATCCTGGGCGGCATCGGCAGCGTACCGGGTGCTGTTCTCGGCGGGTTGATCATCGGTCTGGCCGAAGCCGGCGCGGTGCAACTGATCGGCGCCGAATGGCGCGCCGCCGTCTCCTTCATCATCCTGATGGTGGTGCTGTTCGTGCGGCCGATCGGCCTTTTCGGAGTGCGAGAAAGATGATCGACCTCGTTGGCTACGGCGCCTTCTTCCTGACCACGGCGCTGATCTTTTCGCTGGTCACGCTGGGCCTCAATTTACAATGGGGACTGACAGGGCTGTTCAATGTCGGGCTCGCCGGCTTCGT
This window encodes:
- a CDS encoding branched-chain amino acid ABC transporter permease, with the protein product MSLQFVVDGLLTGSMIGLGAIGVTLTYSILRFSNFAHGDFMAWGTYATLAAVSAIGAMFGKVAPIAPLSFGWPLLVALAIGMAFTALLALALDKVLFSRLRSQGQAIIVVMASFGASMALRSLLEFTFSSRPTYFSRAIQIAMPVGFGIRITPDQIALLLLTAVLVLGVHLLMTRTQTGRSMQALSQNPALARIVGIDVAKVVRVTWIIGGALACVAGVMIGILIQIRPFMGFDMLLPMFAAAILGGIGSVPGAVLGGLIIGLAEAGAVQLIGAEWRAAVSFIILMVVLFVRPIGLFGVRER